aaaaatttaaacatcaaactttaatatgaaaaaaaatagaaatattacaaaatcatattttataaaaagtttgtgtcaaaaattaacataaaacACCAGATGAACCGGAGGAAGTAACTCGTTCCATTCTCTATTCAGTCCATTGACAGGCCATTCTCTATGTACATACAAGAAATCGTGTTGGTCAAAGACTCAAAGTGACACAAGCAGAGTTCCGAACAGCAAAACAAGTAAAGTGcagtatgcaaaagagagattCTGCTAATGAGTACAGTAGATGAGGTACTAAGAGCATTCCCATCCCATTCTCCAAACTCAACCCCAATCCtataatttaaagaaatataCTAATTTTTGCAAAAATGTACTCTACATCCGGAACCCCAAAATAAGATTTGGTTTTGGGGATTAGATATAAATCCTCATATTTGGGGTTACACTATTCATCCCCCATACACTATTCACCTTCCATTTCATTatcatttcattattattttactaatttcATGTGTTATCTTATAGTTTTATGGGGAATAGAGATTGAATATGGGGAATTGTTTAAAGCAACGCTGCGCAtctccaacccaacaccaaaacATCAAAATGGTGTCACTTTTGATGTAAAAGTTACTCCAATGCAACACCAAAATGGTATTAAAATTACACCAAATGAAttggttgacaccaaatttggtgtcaagtgTTCATTTGGTGTAATTTTTACACCAAATTTGAAGTTTTTAAAGATGCCTACTATACCCTCACTCTtatgaaacaaaacaaatttattcctTTTATGTCCCATtacacttattttattttatgttttttatttttcaatcataatcattataaattttcttcCTTTACTATTTAATTcgcattttttatttattccaaAATTTCAATAGATTTATATTcttgtataaaaaatttaataattaagttGTTCTCTTGAATTAgttgataaatatataattatttgagatccTTGTTTAGTTAACTTACTAAAATTCTATGTTAAGCAATGATATTgataaatattgatataaataacttaaaaagtgAAGAATATTccattttatgtgtaaaaagatTGCTTTTGGTATAGGATATGGTGTTGATGGGTTGGAGTGAAATTTTGAAATGGTGTAATTTTCACaccaaaatgatgttaaaattacaCTATTTTGATGTTATGGGTTGCAGATGGTCTAAACTCCGAAACCAAAGTCATAACTCACAATTTTCGATTTTAATCTGTAATTCATATAAATCAAATCTTTATCTGTTTTACAATCATAATAACCATCTGTTaacattttaataaaattttaattaagagcctgagtttttcattttttagattTCATATGTATCTCAACGTTTTTTAAGAATATATTCGTCAACTTGTCGTATATTATCCTGGACGAAAGAATGGAGGAGTAGTAAATGTCTGTTTGAATGCGACGCCAAGATTCTGGTTGATGCTGTTAATGGTGGCCAGGGGAATACTTACTTCCACGCAATGGTTGAAGATTGTGTTGATATTCTGAAACATTTCGATGAAGTGTTAGTTTCTTTTGTCTTTAGGTCTGCGAATATGATAGCCCATGAATTAGCACATGTTGCATATTCTATGTCAGACTCGATGGAGTGGTCTTATACTGCTCCAAGTTTTATTCAGTGTATGATTGATTCTGAAAAATGTTAATGCAAGTGcgtttctttcaaaaaaaaaaacatgttaaaTCATCCTCATCTTTAATCTCACTGCTCCTTTTACCTACTTCTATGCCGGTCCGTTCTTAAATCCCATCCTCCTCGTACTTGTAATAACATTATGGGAGAGCAGGTGCGGTTTCTAGgtaaaaccgcaaccggaaccgCATACCCTCGGTTTTTAGAAATCAAAATCGAAACCGCCGgttcggtttcggatcggtttcggttttaaatatCTCGGTTCGATTACAATTACTTCGGTTTCGATTACAAAACCGCATATACAAGAATTAGAAATGAAAGTATTCCTTCATTCAAAATACGAGGAaccaattataaaaaatacaagATTTCTAATATAGTAGGAATATAAAATGTAATAGACTCCTGCAAGAAATTACAGAAAGCATAAGCTGCTAGCCTGCTAATGATTCTAAGGCAAAAAGATTGCAGGTCTGGCTCATTAATCAACAAACACAGAACATATTGTCATTAAAACATGAATACTCCAAAGTTTACAATCTAACATAGACTCAACAACAGGTTCCTGCTGATAACTAATCATACAAATTGGTAAACTATAATCAGCTCTTGTTATTTCAATTTCTCTTGTTTCTGCTTGCTTTCTGAACTGCCTCATGTTATTATCTCATGCATGTTGTTCCCTGTAATTACCTTTTGATAGAGTTAGTTCAGATTTATAACTTTTAATATCtgaaatatatgtaatttataattttaaaattttatataaattataaataatatatataaatattatttatttaaaaatcggatcggttcggGTTTTTTCGGATCGGTTCCTAGCTATAACCGGAACCGCACAGTTGGTttcgatttttaattttttggtttcggtttcggttcggttttatacgGTTCGGTTTTTGACGGTTTTTAGCAgtttcggattcggtttcggttttatttggttttttgctcacccctaaataACGCAGACAGAGAGTAGGTGTGGTTTGTTTTTCGCGAGTATTATCACGCGGCTTAACCACGTCCCCTGCATTAAAGAAAGAGGCACAATAATCGAGCAGAAGAGGACAATAATCGAGCgaaatatcaaataatactaaaaataaagcTTCATACAAGAATCAAGCGAAACGTCAAATAACACTCTACTTTCTCTAATAATAAGGCACCGGGATCACCTTTCTCTCCGGTAGTGGCGGAATTAGAAATTCATGTAAGGAGGGGCGTGATGTAAATACTCCATTTATGCCGACACGttctttatgttattttttggaATActttttgaggctcttataaagttagttctatgatattatattttaattttttttctgaataaaagtttgatgtttaaaattttattcaaaaaaaaataaataaataagaaaaacgttatgaaactatactttataggaggttcaaaatacgtgtaaatagtgaacgtaaactatctgatgggacggaggaaacataatattttaatggTCTAACTTTCATcacatgaaaatttatattagtaATTAATCGACCTCTTTATATTTCAGTATATTGTTCATTTTTCACTGAGTGTATTACTTTTTCTATTCTATGTATTACTTTTGttttatgagaataaaatagaGGGTCCGGgtcagttttatttttttaaagcaaGGGCAGCAAACAACACTAATCCACAAGATTagacttataaaaaaaaattaaggtttGTCTGTGCCCATCACATGTtaagcactaacatttataaaaatgGAGGGTTATGATTGGTGTGGTTATTGTAACTGCAAaaggtccatcattattaaagaaggtTAGTCGATAGAAACtatccaaattcataaattttgatttagtgtgtgcccatagaCACACCacagaaaaaaaatcaaaaaattatatctgaGTTAAGCGGTCAGCGGACCCCAGCCGCAGGGCTACTTCCGCCGCTGTTCTCCGGACACTTCACTTGTCCGATATGTTGTACTTCAATATATGATGTGAAATAAAGTTTTCATAGCTAGGCCACACCACCCCTCTGTCACTCTGTGCAAAAGATTTTAATTAAGATACGGCTGTTTTGGAGCCGTTTGATTAGCAAGCATAACGCCAAAGCAAAAAAGAAATCACAAATTTCAGTGCTGCATTATTAAACAACTCCAAGAAATTAAGATCTTGTATATTTCAGTTTTGCTCAAAATACGGAGACcacaaacaaaacaattttCTTCAGTGAGCTATCCCGTGTAAATTGGTTCCTGTTCTTCCACTCTCTAAACGTCTCCTTGAAGGTTTTTTGGTATGTTTTACCTAAACGGAAAAACATTAGGAGATGTTTGAAAACGTTCattcatttcaaatgatgaattttaaattttcatatttatattaataattgaatgtttgaattttaattgaaattcaaattcaaattctcaaatatattattgatcaaattcaaaatttcaaaatgaaATCTAGATTTTCAAACGGGCCATCATAGAGTTTCAAAAGTTGAATATTCACAAGTGTATCACACTATGTGCATTGTAtcacactatatgcatgtttgGGGGTGATGACCTCCgggttttttttaataagaagCCGGTTTTTactgtttgtataaaaaatcaaaagcacttataaaaaattgagtGGCTATTTGGCCAACACAACTTTCAgcttttttttataagaaacgggcttctacttttcttaatctgtttgtgtaaaaaatcagaAGCATTTAcaaaaagttgagaatgctaacttttattttgggacttctacttttttcccaaacaagttaatgacttataaatatcgatttacttctcacttctaattcaCTTGCTTATTTTAagtagaaaatattttttttaaatttacccaaATAATCCTTACGTGAAGTCCTACTGCATAAGACCGTTTCATAGTAAGGAGGAAGGGTTTGCCAGATTTGAAAGCATTAGCAGCTCTATCTTTTTCACTTGCAGACACTCTGAGAAAGGAGAGTTTTCGGTGTCAGTAAAGATTGTGAAAGACGGCGAGAGGGTAATTACACAACGACATGAAATCTCGAGTACTACCAGTACCGGATGAACATGTCAAAATATGAAAGCATCCTTGTAGTAAGCGGTTGGATAGTAGATAACTAGATATGGCCATATGGTGCATGAGTATGCTCAAAGCGGCATAATGAACACGactgaattttttaatattcaatttttatttttctcatttgaTCTTACAGTTCTATATGAATGCATAAACAAAAATTATGATGTAACGTTTAGAAAtctttgattaaattaaaacttcACCAGTAGTCTCTAATCTCTATCTGACAACCCGGTTTAAGCACGACTacatgataaatttttttgctaaattttcatattaagaTTCATTCATAAATTTGGCAAAGCAGAACAACAAAACCAAAATCACAAATAGCATAGCAAAATCAAACAATGATCATCAAGAAATTAAGATCAGGCAGCCTCACGCTTTGGTTGATATACGATGACATTGAACAATTTTCTAGCAGGGTCGATCAGCTCAAACACACAAACATCATCTACCTCGAGTGAATTGTCTTTTAGAAATTTCTTCCAATTAGTGTTTAGAGTACAACGCTCCCCACACAAAGTATAACCAATTGGCCAGGTTTCATTTCCAACTCGAAAGATGACTTGGCCCCTTTTCTCCCACTTTGTGTAAGTCTCCAGGAAGCTTCTCCTTACATCCTGATCAACCAAAAGCACATAGCAAGACTTAAAAAGTTTTTTGATTGGGAAATGTTTAAGTGTGCCTAGTGATTACTTACCACGCCACTTCGAATTACATATGACGGTCtgatattaataacaaaaaaggGATTCTCAGATTCAAAAGCCGCAGCCAAGTTCACTACTCTCTCTATCTCTTCTTTACTTGCCGAACCTCCATCTCCATTTGCTGCAAAATGCCAAACATGTGCTTAGTTTTCATATCAGACAGTGCGGCGTGTTTATATATAGGAACTCAGCGGACTAATTAACAAATATGTATCAGAGGTTTAGTGCTCATATCAGAAAGTGCACTGTGTTACTACATAATAAATCAACaggataattaaaaaaaatatgtttaggAGATTTAGTTTTCACATCAAACAGTGTGCCGTGTTTATATATAGGAAATCAGCAtactaattaacaaaaatatatcagaGGTTTAGTTTTCATATCAGACAATGTGCCATGTTTATATAGGAAATCAACAGATTAACTAAAAAATATGTATCGAAGATCTAGTTTTCATATAAGACAGTGTGCCGTGTTTATATATAGGAAATCAGTGGACTAATTAACAAATATCTATCAAAGAAATGACCTTCTTCTTGCTTCAAATTTAATTCATCATGGAAGGCTTCTTCAGTACTTGATCTTGTCTTCTTACTTGAACCACCAATTTCAGCCTCTCTTTTTCTCACCTGGGGTACTGATTCTCCATCATCAAGACTTAGATCACGGTTCAAAGGATAGTTTATCTCAGTTGCACTTTGGTCGAACACACGTACTCGaaatttagattttttgaaGGACTCAAAAACTAACACCGAACCAAAAGAGAGCGAGTAAAATGTTGCGAACTCAGGCCAACCATTTTGCAACCAGACCTCGCCTTTTGTTCTCACCACATCCACTGGCCAAGGTGCACTGCCGGTGGCCTTCAAGTGCACGCGTCCTCGTAGCTTCTCTTTGTGATTTTTCACAAATTCTTTCGGAATCATCTTGCATCCacaaaatacgtgcacaaagacatgtatttatatattgcaCAACATTACATATATAGAGTTTCGGTGATGCATAACGAAATTTGAAGGGTTTGCGAGATACTTACAAGCTTACTTTCGGGACTGATTTCGGAAACAATAATCTTGAAAAAACCTCGCTTCTTTGCCGGATGAGCGGATCTTGAAGTGAGCTTCATTTTTGCTTTGGTTCGAACTGGGTAAGCACAAGATTCTTATCTGATTTCTTGATATGTTATGGCATTAGCATTTAGTTATGTTTATGTGGGAGTGTAATGAACATTTATGTAGAGTACAGAAACGGTTTTTAGCTTTTAAGTGAGCGTTATTTTTCTCTTGTTAGGATAATGCTACATATCCTAATATTTATTCTCAAAATTTAACCCCCTAATTAAGTGATTAATGTTTATACATGGGGTAATTATTGTCATTTAGATTTGGACAAAAAATTGGAACATTTTTTGAGATATCTAATATTTTCCTTTtggttatgtatttttttaaattacttgGCAACTAAATATTTGATTTGAGGTTGCTGGTTAACCAAATAAATTTATCGAAGGAAAATGTTAGGTACCCTAAaaaattatcttattttttttctaaatagtGTGTCGAAGTCTGATTATCTGTATTCACTCCAATAATAGTGAAATCTCCATGTATATACATCAATAAGTCACTCACAATTTTTCATTTGTCTGCCAtatggtaaaaaaaaattgggaaaATTTCATTTGTCTACCACATCATATGAGAAAGAAATTTGGGAGTTTTTTTGAGTGCGTAGCATTACCCATCAGATAATATAGATAATATGACATAAAAcgttacaaattttaatttgggACGCATATGTATGTACGAGCTGAAATTTATTATCTATGTATTAACAATTCATCGCTTgggaaaaaaaaagaacttCATGTCTTTATATTTGGCTTGATTTTAGGCGTAATTTAAATATGAGATCTCAGTAATTATGATGTCAATATTATTTCAAATCATTACAAATCTAAAATATCGGCATTTACAAAGGTTTAACTAAAACTATATATAAAAGGAATGtataattcaaatataagatcttgaaaaaataatttttttaaatttttttgatatgtcTTTTAACTAAAAGTTCAAAGGATCGGACAACTCACATTTCAAACGAGATGTAACAGAGACAACGATCAcaatataagaaatatatataatgttgtATATGCTACCATTTAAGTTTTgtgattataataaaataaaatattgcgAATATATCCACCTTTTGAatcttattttgaaaaatgcATATAGTgagatatttattttaaaaataaagaaaattaaaagaataatttatgtatcatatttgttttataaatttagatatattcatcttaaaaatataatttgtataacCCATTTTCTGAAATGTATAATCCATAACGGCATTTCTCCCAAAACAGAGGTAAAAATGGATAATTTTGTCATCCACCTTCGCAGGTTCatttataaagtttttttaGAACAACGCCAACAAATTTAAACATACAAACTGCCCTGCATTTTGCCGGCACCTTCTCAACTCCGTCGTCATGCGCCACCTTCTACTTCCTCTCCTAACCCCACACCGCCGTGTCCATCCCCTATCTCTCCTCTATCTCCACCTACGCTCCGCCCATTTCAAACCCCACAAGCCCCAACCGGCCCCATCACCTCCTACCCCACCAAAACCCCCTAAAAAACCGGAAACATTCACATTACACGATCAAACATGGGAAGACCAGTACAGCTGGATGTCTAATCTTAACGACAAAGTAGCCATGCGACATATGGATGTTTACATGGAACAAGAAGAGAAGTACACTGAAGCTGTCATGTCTGATACTCTACGTCTCCAGTCCAAATTACAATCTGAAATGGCTTCTCGTATGGAGTTTCATCTCTCCACTCTCCCTGTTCGCTGGGGCCCTTGGTATcatcaatcaaatataatatctctttacaaatattttaagttCCGCGAGAACAGTTTTAGCGTGAGAACACGGGATAGGCGGATAGCTGATTGTTGCCCACGTGTTTAGTACTTTATTGTTGAATTGTGTACAACGACTATTCTTATTGTCGTGCTGAAATTTATTCAACCGAGTGTGTGATCATGCGTTTTGATATATGTGTTGattgtgtttgatgaaatgcagGTTGTATTATCGCCGAGTTGAAGAAGGGAAACAGTACCCGGTTCTTTGCAGGAGGTTAGTTAGTAAGAATGAGGAGTTTATTTCGAATAAAAGCCCTTCTGCCGGATTTGATTTTACGTCAGGGAGGAGGATTGAAGAGAAGCTACTTGATTATAATAAGGAGGCTGAGAGATTTGGGGGTATGTCTTTTACATTTTTCTCTTCGGTGCCCACGTTGTGTTTGATTAAATGTTTGATTGTGGTGAATGATTTGGAGTGTCTTTTGTAGGTTATGCTTATGAGGAGCTATCTGAAGTCTCGCCAGATCATCGTTATCTTGCGTACACTATGTATGATAAGGATAATGATTATTTTAAGTTATCAGTCAGGGATATGAATTTCGGGTCTAATTGTAATAATCCCCAAGCTGATCGTGTGTCGGGTTTGGCTTGGGCTATGGACGGGAAAGCATTGCTTTATGTTGTAACTGATGACGAACTGAGGCCATATAAGTAAGAATATGCTGGTGACTGTATGGTATGTACTTGATTTTTGATTGCTTTTAGTTTCATAATGTcattatttgttttttgttaGGGTATATTGTAACATACTTGGAACAAATGAGGATGTATTAATTTACAAAGAGACCGAAGGAAATGTACATATCAACATAAGGCACACCAAAGATTTTCGTTTCATATCTGTAAATACCTTTTCAGCGGCATATTCAAAGGTATAACTAAAGAACACACCTGTAGACATCCTATAGATTCTGCATCATTCTAATTTCTAAATATAGTTCTTGTgttccttacaaaaaaaaaaaaaagttctttTGCCAACTCACTCCTTGTGACGATCCTTTaggtatttttgataaatgcaGCTGATCCTTTGTCTGGATTGAACCTTGTTTGGGAGTGTGCAACACAAGCCCACTGCATTGTAGAGCATCACCAAGGATATCTTTACCTTTTCACAGATTCTACCAGAGAGGGTCATCTTGCTGATCACCATTACCTTCTGCGCACTTCCATTGACTCATCTTCAGGTCCAAAAACGTGGGAGGTCGGTGACCAATGACAGTAATAAAGCTAAACTGTATATTAGTATACTCCTATAACTTGCGCAAGTAATGTTTATACTTTAAGTCATTTTTAAGTAATGttttcttctttaatttaactaaatttgtaATAAATATCTAAAAAGGTGAGCCActttcattcattttttatattcatgGCAGAATGTGTTACTTGATGACCCAGAGCTTACCATCGAAGATGTTGATTTCAGCGACTCACACTTGGTACTTGTTGTAAGGGAAGGTCGAAATCTCAAACTCTGTTCGGTTGATCTGCCTCTGCCATGTGGTAAGGTaacttattatatttcattACACATTGTTTTTCGTTCTGATGTTGTCCAATCCCAATTTGTCAAAATTATGATGGTCTGTCTAGAAGCCTGAAAAACGCTAGTGCATATGGTAATTGCAAATTTGGCGATAACAATAACATAAATGGTTCTATCCATAGTTACATGATATGAATTTCAATTCAAAATGTGGTaagatatttgttttattttattaatactccctctatccctctcatttctttacaatttttttaactgcttggcacgcattttaaggtgcATATAAAGTATAGGTTCAcaacatttttaaataaaattcttGCTCCGTACAAAAATCCAAACATTAAACTTCtatgcaaaagaaaaaaaagtttgaaatagcttatcaaattatattttatgagagtcttaaaatgcgtgccgatccccgtcccccaatgtaaaaaattgagggggacggagggagtaccatacTAGCAGAATATAAATACTAACCACCCAAATATATGCGGTATATTCCGCTTATAATAGGATTTGGGTTTATTTAGACCTTACCTTTATTTGTACTATGAAAAATTACTCCGTCCGTCCCACCCAAATGTTTAAATTTGGGTTGGGCACAGACTATGAAGCATGGGTCCAGGTGCGGGGATACGCGGTGCGGGATACATAAATTcgtgaaatttgaatatatggGATACGGGTTCGGTGGGATACGGTAACTAAAATAATATgtactttatatatatcatatacatttaatattttttttaatgaataaaaattttcatttaaaatattgtattttttttatttaaacatattatttaaaattgtttgagaAAACAAATTGTCTATTGTATGTATAGTTGTAGACCTTGTTATTACTTATATGTAAACTTTAATAAATCAGAAATgtacttttaatatttaatgatttCAATTATATCCACTAAAATGACCAAATTTGAGGAAATAGAAAGGTCATAAGTATAGTGTTCTCACTTCTTGACCAGCAAGCTATGTAACTTGGCATACACTGCATCTGCATCCGCTTCTGGCTGAGAACtacaattttttgtatttaaaaaCTTCAAATAGGCACAATCTTAGAGTCGTGAAATTGCTTTGAAATCTGGCTTCTGAATTTATGTTACGTCCCtgttatatcattaaaaaaagaCTGCATTATATGTGAAAATCATCTCTATTCACAAGTCCTTGCTTCCTTATCATTCTATTAATGAACAGAGAGGGCATAAATCGATCCTTTTATTGTTTTTGGCGCTTGTTCTGCATCATTTAATAGGGGTAATGTGTATATTACTTCCGGACTCGGAGTTGATTAACCCACTATCCTTTGTGATTTTTGAACTGTATTGGTTGAGTTGTATTTTAACATGATATACTGGTAAATTTCTAGGCTTTATCGATTAGAAAGGCTTGGATTCCCAGTCATTTTTGTTGCTAAATGCTTTCGAGTCTTTTTCTTGTAGaggaatatttttataaattttcactCTCCTAATCTTTCACTCTTATTCTGACAGGGTGCAGTTCATTTCAAAGAGCTCAATCCACGCTATCTATCACTTCCAAATCATGTGTGCCAAATCTCACCTGGACCAAATTATGACTACTACTCCTTAACTATGCGATTTACCATATCTTCACCTGTGGTATCTAAAGCATATATTgactttaaatttgaattttagtttgcTTATCATGTTCTTTTTTGAACCATTAGTTGGTACTTCAAACCTTCCGCAGCTGCATTTATTGCTGCTTCTTTATCCGTCTATAAAAGAATCGAAAGGCCTATAAGCCCCAGAAGTTTAGGCATTCAAGCTGGTTATACATACATAGAGAAAAGAATGAATCCAAAAAGATAGCCTAGTTATAGCTGTTGGCCATAATAAGTATGTTATACATATAGTGTGTATGTGTGCATGTGGGGCACAATATCGTTTTTTGATGAGGCTCGAGCTGTTTGCTGTTGGCTTTGAACCTGAATATGGGCTAAAAGGGCTATGTTATAATTAATCATAGTAGTATCTGTAATTAGCACATGTGAATAAACGAGTATATTAACAGTATCTATGAAAGAAACTTGCTGATTTCCTGATATGTATTGCTCTTGACTTTTTAAGTAATATAGGAACAATATATGGATTACAAACATGAAACATGTACTGATGATGGCATAGGAACTTTAGGAATTATGTCATGCATCTGAAACTGTAATGAAATGGTTGTTACATACATTTTATCATACTCGCCTTTGAAGGTTCCATCCCAATGGGAATTAAATTCCACTGGATTATGTGTTATCAATTTGTCATAAGTACTGTTTAGATTGCATTAAGAACTCTTAGTATAATTAGTTCTACTCTAATTTTGGTTGATGGTAACTTCACTGTAGTtggttgttttcttttctttacagATGCCCGATGCTGTTGTGGATTATGAATTGTCAAGTGGTACATGGAATATCATTCAGCAACAGGATCTTCTTCATGAACGAAAGCGTGTTTTATATGGGTCCGCTTCTTCTGTCGGAAGCCCTGAGATTCCATCCTTCTCCCCAGATGATCTTGATTCTGATCAGAATAACTTGTGGAACAGCCTATCTGAATATTATGCTTGTGAACAATATGAGGTCCCTTCACATGATAAAGTTCTGGTTTCTTTAACTGTTGTATACTCGCACAATAGAATGAAGCAGGGTCAAAACCCTGGATTACTTCATGGGCATGGAGCTTACGGGGAGTTACTTGACAAAAGGTGGCGCAGTGAACTAAAAAGCCTTCTTGATCGGGGTTGGGTTATAGCATATGCGGATGTTAGGTTAGTTTTGGTTAACAAAGTAGAGGTCATTTGTGGTGTTTTTTAATTTGCAACATCCTGTGTTTAAATTATTGGCAATCTTTACAAACCAACCATTTTTTTAGATTTCCATTAGGTGATTATGTATCATGTTTTAAAACATAAGTGGCCTTTCCTTGTGTATTCGCTCTTTCAGCTCTTCTATGTTTTAATTCCAGAGGTGGAGGTGGCGGGGGTAAAAAGTGGCATCAAGATGGTAAATG
This genomic window from Daucus carota subsp. sativus chromosome 7, DH1 v3.0, whole genome shotgun sequence contains:
- the LOC108193151 gene encoding uncharacterized protein LOC108193151 gives rise to the protein MRHLLLPLLTPHRRVHPLSLLYLHLRSAHFKPHKPQPAPSPPTPPKPPKKPETFTLHDQTWEDQYSWMSNLNDKVAMRHMDVYMEQEEKYTEAVMSDTLRLQSKLQSEMASRMEFHLSTLPVRWGPWLYYRRVEEGKQYPVLCRRLVSKNEEFISNKSPSAGFDFTSGRRIEEKLLDYNKEAERFGGYAYEELSEVSPDHRYLAYTMYDKDNDYFKLSVRDMNFGSNCNNPQADRVSGLAWAMDGKALLYVVTDDELRPYKVYCNILGTNEDVLIYKETEGNVHINIRHTKDFRFISVNTFSAAYSKVFLINAADPLSGLNLVWECATQAHCIVEHHQGYLYLFTDSTREGHLADHHYLLRTSIDSSSGPKTWENVLLDDPELTIEDVDFSDSHLVLVVREGRNLKLCSVDLPLPCGKGAVHFKELNPRYLSLPNHVCQISPGPNYDYYSLTMRFTISSPVMPDAVVDYELSSGTWNIIQQQDLLHERKRVLYGSASSVGSPEIPSFSPDDLDSDQNNLWNSLSEYYACEQYEVPSHDKVLVSLTVVYSHNRMKQGQNPGLLHGHGAYGELLDKRWRSELKSLLDRGWVIAYADVRGGGGGGKKWHQDGKCTKKYNSISDYISCAKFLIEREIVQEDKLAGWGYSAGGFLVASAINCSPHLFRAAILKVPFLDPRNTLFKPVLPLTAADFEEFGYPDDVEDFDAIRRYSPYDNIPKGVLYPAVLVTSSFNTRFGVWEAAKWVARVREDTIYDPKRPILLNLFTDIVEENKYLQCKESALETAFLLKVIDS
- the LOC108193152 gene encoding B3 domain-containing transcription factor VRN1; protein product: MKLTSRSAHPAKKRGFFKIIVSEISPESKLMIPKEFVKNHKEKLRGRVHLKATGSAPWPVDVVRTKGEVWLQNGWPEFATFYSLSFGSVLVFESFKKSKFRVRVFDQSATEINYPLNRDLSLDDGESVPQVRKREAEIGGSSKKTRSSTEEAFHDELNLKQEEANGDGGSASKEEIERVVNLAAAFESENPFFVINIRPSYVIRSGVDVRRSFLETYTKWEKRGQVIFRVGNETWPIGYTLCGERCTLNTNWKKFLKDNSLEVDDVCVFELIDPARKLFNVIVYQPKREAA